A single region of the Phycisphaerae bacterium genome encodes:
- a CDS encoding AAA family ATPase translates to MAGMRVIAVTGSNGSGKDVLAEHLARRCDTPVFSLGDAVREIAEEEGVDRTRENL, encoded by the coding sequence ATGGCGGGCATGAGAGTCATCGCCGTGACCGGGTCCAACGGCTCGGGCAAGGACGTGCTGGCCGAGCATTTGGCCCGGCGGTGTGACACGCCGGTGTTCTCGCTCGGCGATGCGGTGCGCGAAATCGCCGAGGAGGAAGGGGTGGACCGCACGCGGGAGAACCTG
- a CDS encoding 2,3-bisphosphoglycerate-independent phosphoglycerate mutase, with protein MDLEFVRSLIEPAQTKIVLMVLDGLGGLPREVRGPTELEAANTPHLDELAAEGICGLHVPVGPGITPGSGPSHLGLFGYDPIEYQVGRGVLAAMGIGFDLQPDDVAARGNFCTVDDEGCVVDRRAGRIDSETNRRLCQVLRDIRLPNVDVFVQTVKEYRLLLVLRGPGLSGDVTDTDPQATGASPLEPQPRSPRAEKTAALVGQFLAEAKKRLADQHPANMVLLRGFAERPDWPRMEQVFGVRAAAIAAYPMYRGLARLIGMTALETGEEPEDEVATLERHWDAFDFFYLHIKKIDSAGEDGDFDRKVRLIEAADTLTPRVRRLDPDVLAVTGDHSTPSMLKSHGWQPVPVLLWSRHVRADPVEQFGERACMAGGLGATLPATHLMPLMLAEAERLKKFGA; from the coding sequence ATGGATCTGGAGTTTGTCCGCAGTCTGATCGAGCCGGCCCAGACCAAGATCGTGCTGATGGTGCTGGACGGATTGGGCGGTCTGCCGCGGGAGGTCCGCGGGCCGACGGAACTGGAGGCGGCGAACACGCCGCACCTGGATGAACTGGCGGCGGAGGGGATCTGCGGCCTGCACGTGCCGGTGGGACCGGGCATCACGCCGGGCAGCGGGCCGTCGCACCTGGGGCTCTTCGGGTACGATCCGATCGAGTACCAGGTGGGACGCGGCGTGCTGGCGGCGATGGGAATCGGCTTTGACCTGCAGCCGGACGACGTGGCGGCGCGGGGCAATTTCTGCACCGTCGATGACGAGGGATGCGTGGTCGATCGGCGGGCCGGGCGGATCGACAGCGAAACGAACCGCCGGTTGTGCCAGGTGCTGCGCGACATCCGACTGCCCAACGTGGACGTGTTCGTCCAGACGGTCAAGGAGTACCGGCTGCTGCTGGTGCTGCGCGGACCGGGGCTTTCTGGAGACGTGACGGACACCGATCCGCAGGCGACGGGCGCATCGCCGCTGGAGCCGCAACCGCGGTCGCCGCGCGCGGAGAAGACAGCTGCGCTGGTGGGCCAGTTTCTCGCCGAGGCGAAAAAGCGGCTGGCCGATCAACACCCAGCCAACATGGTGCTGCTGCGCGGTTTCGCGGAGCGTCCGGACTGGCCGCGAATGGAGCAGGTATTCGGCGTGCGGGCGGCGGCGATCGCCGCCTATCCGATGTACCGCGGGCTGGCCCGGCTGATCGGAATGACGGCGCTGGAGACCGGTGAAGAGCCGGAGGATGAGGTGGCGACGCTGGAGCGCCACTGGGACGCGTTCGACTTCTTCTACCTGCACATCAAGAAGATCGACAGCGCGGGCGAGGATGGGGATTTCGACAGGAAGGTCCGCCTGATCGAAGCGGCGGACACGCTGACGCCGCGGGTCCGACGCCTGGACCCGGACGTGCTGGCGGTCACCGGCGACCATTCGACGCCGTCGATGCTCAAGTCGCACGGCTGGCAGCCGGTGCCGGTGCTGCTCTGGTCGCGCCACGTGCGGGCGGACCCGGTGGAGCAGTTCGGCGAGCGGGCGTGCATGGCCGGCGGGCTGGGCGCGACCCTGCCGGCAACGCACCTGATGCCGCTGATGCTCGCCGAGGCGGAACGATTGAAGAAGTTCGGGGCATGA